From a single Shewanella donghaensis genomic region:
- a CDS encoding Na(+)-translocating NADH-quinone reductase subunit C, which translates to MAFKKDTVAGTMIFIISLSLVCSFMITGTAEILKERKLVKKRDEVQQFVLRAANVDISGGDFRELFEQRVTPKLVNLDSGEFVEQDNLLDFDERMAAINPDTSSKPKKDTAKIRSRADNIRVFEVRNADGQLSSLVMPIYGKGLWSMIYGYLAVKPDMNTIENIIFYEHGETPGIADFVTDSEWTNLWKGKQLFDENGKISIKVIKGGAKEGDVHGVDGVSGATRTGVGIQRAVEFWFGVEGYQNFLNSFSAAEAK; encoded by the coding sequence ATGGCCTTTAAAAAAGATACCGTTGCAGGCACGATGATATTTATCATCAGCCTGAGTTTAGTCTGTTCATTTATGATCACCGGTACCGCTGAAATTCTTAAAGAACGTAAGCTGGTTAAAAAGCGTGATGAAGTGCAGCAGTTTGTTTTACGTGCTGCCAACGTTGATATTAGTGGTGGTGATTTCAGAGAGTTATTTGAGCAAAGAGTGACGCCTAAATTGGTAAATCTTGATTCAGGTGAATTTGTTGAACAAGACAACTTGCTCGATTTTGATGAACGTATGGCTGCCATTAATCCTGATACCTCATCTAAACCTAAGAAAGATACTGCCAAAATCAGAAGCCGTGCTGATAATATTCGCGTGTTTGAAGTACGTAATGCTGATGGTCAGTTATCGAGTCTGGTTATGCCTATTTATGGTAAAGGACTATGGTCGATGATTTACGGTTATTTAGCCGTTAAGCCTGACATGAATACCATCGAGAACATTATTTTCTATGAACATGGTGAAACGCCAGGTATTGCCGATTTTGTGACTGATTCCGAGTGGACTAACTTATGGAAAGGGAAACAGCTATTTGATGAAAATGGCAAAATCTCTATTAAGGTTATCAAAGGCGGCGCTAAAGAAGGTGATGTTCATGGTGTTGATGGCGTCAGTGGTGCAACCCGAACCGGTGTAGGTATTCAGCGCGCTGTTGAGTTTTGGTTTGGTGTTGAAGGTTATCAAAATTTCCTTAACAGCTTTTCTGCTGCGGAGGCTAAATAA
- the cobA gene encoding uroporphyrinogen-III C-methyltransferase, translated as MELVSIPGQEAKGKVWIVGAGPGDVELLTLKAYRVLKQADAVLYDALVSQDILDLIPQSAEKIAVGKRAGKHSAAQDEINQLLVTKAYTRKNVVRLKGGDPFIFGRGGEELQTLAETGVAFEVVPGITAASGTAAYAGIPLTHRDFAQGVTFITGHCQLQSRPMDWQGYANPNNTLVVYMGILNAEIIRDGLMSNGRHGDTPVAIVSKATTSSQQRFIGKLSELSQLAADPALQMPALMIIGEVVTLADSLNWFNPVEMPEADKNVYTYSQTTGSSL; from the coding sequence ATGGAATTGGTTTCAATACCGGGTCAAGAGGCCAAAGGTAAAGTATGGATTGTTGGTGCGGGGCCTGGGGATGTAGAACTTCTCACCCTCAAAGCTTATCGCGTGCTTAAACAAGCTGATGCTGTACTTTATGATGCCCTTGTTAGCCAAGACATATTAGATTTAATCCCACAAAGCGCCGAGAAAATTGCCGTAGGTAAGCGCGCTGGTAAGCATAGCGCTGCACAAGATGAAATTAATCAGTTACTGGTGACTAAAGCTTACACTCGCAAAAACGTGGTACGCCTTAAAGGTGGTGACCCATTTATTTTTGGCCGTGGCGGTGAAGAACTGCAAACTCTGGCTGAAACAGGTGTTGCTTTCGAAGTTGTCCCTGGCATCACCGCTGCAAGCGGCACCGCAGCTTATGCTGGTATCCCACTAACACATCGAGACTTTGCCCAAGGGGTGACGTTTATTACTGGCCATTGCCAATTACAAAGTCGCCCGATGGACTGGCAAGGTTATGCTAATCCTAATAACACCTTAGTGGTTTATATGGGCATTTTGAATGCTGAGATTATTCGTGATGGATTAATGAGTAATGGCCGCCACGGTGATACGCCTGTTGCTATTGTTTCCAAGGCGACGACTTCATCACAACAACGATTTATTGGTAAGTTAAGTGAATTATCCCAACTTGCAGCAGATCCTGCTTTGCAAATGCCTGCATTGATGATTATTGGTGAGGTGGTAACCCTAGCTGATTCGTTGAACTGGTTTAATCCAGTTGAAATGCCTGAAGCAGATAAGAACGTTTACACATACTCCCAAACTACTGGATCTAGCCTTTAG
- a CDS encoding cysteine desulfurase — MTVPVDTVLNNDAFDHQAIRSQFPILDQKFDDNPLCYLDTAATSQKPTRVINAMMEYYQQDNANVHRAAHQLSARATINYEHVRSQVQQFINAAQTEEVIFTHGTTESINMVAAGLTEQLKPEDIILVDSAAHHANLVPWQQLAKKTGAIVKAIPLNQQLSIDITAYDALLALKPKLVAISHVTNAVGSVNDVCQLVEMANKSGALTLVDGAQAVAHIEVDVQQINCDFYVFSAHKMYGPTGVGILYGRYVELDKLEPLLTGGEMIKSVSFEATTFGSLPNKLEAGTPAISAVIGLGAAINFINELPKTALIAYEQNLLVYLQKELQNLGDIELIGASKHNIGVVAFNLAQEHHQDVGILLDQQGIAVRCGHHCAMPLMQILNIKGCCRASLGVYTNKQDIDLFIKALRSVKELLL, encoded by the coding sequence ATGACTGTGCCTGTGGATACTGTGTTAAATAATGATGCCTTTGATCATCAAGCGATTCGATCTCAGTTTCCGATACTGGATCAAAAGTTTGATGATAATCCACTGTGTTATTTAGATACTGCAGCCACTAGCCAAAAACCGACTCGCGTTATCAATGCGATGATGGAATATTACCAGCAAGATAATGCCAATGTGCATCGCGCTGCCCATCAGCTATCGGCAAGAGCGACTATCAATTATGAGCATGTGCGCAGCCAGGTTCAGCAATTTATTAATGCAGCTCAAACTGAAGAAGTCATCTTTACTCACGGCACCACAGAGTCCATTAATATGGTCGCGGCAGGTTTAACCGAGCAGTTAAAACCTGAGGATATTATTCTGGTTGATAGCGCCGCACATCACGCTAACTTGGTTCCGTGGCAGCAATTAGCGAAAAAGACGGGCGCCATTGTTAAAGCTATTCCACTGAACCAACAGTTATCTATCGATATAACAGCTTATGATGCACTGTTAGCGCTTAAACCTAAGCTGGTGGCAATTAGCCATGTGACAAATGCTGTAGGTTCAGTAAATGACGTCTGTCAATTAGTTGAAATGGCCAATAAATCAGGCGCCCTAACCTTAGTGGATGGCGCACAAGCTGTTGCCCATATTGAGGTTGATGTACAACAAATAAACTGTGACTTTTATGTGTTTTCAGCCCATAAAATGTATGGCCCCACTGGCGTTGGGATCTTATATGGTCGTTATGTTGAATTAGATAAGCTTGAACCACTACTCACCGGTGGTGAAATGATTAAGTCCGTAAGCTTTGAAGCCACCACGTTTGGCTCATTACCCAATAAATTAGAAGCTGGTACTCCTGCTATATCGGCAGTCATCGGCTTAGGGGCGGCAATTAACTTTATCAATGAATTGCCAAAAACAGCATTAATAGCTTATGAGCAAAACTTATTGGTTTACCTACAGAAGGAATTACAAAATTTAGGTGATATTGAGCTTATTGGCGCATCTAAGCATAATATCGGTGTGGTTGCGTTTAACCTTGCACAAGAGCATCATCAAGATGTAGGTATATTGCTAGATCAACAAGGTATCGCAGTTCGCTGCGGACATCACTGCGCAATGCCATTAATGCAAATATTAAACATTAAAGGCTGCTGTCGAGCATCATTAGGGGTTTATACTAATAAACAAGACATTGACCTATTTATCAAAGCACTTCGTAGTGTAAAAGAACTGCTGCTCTAG
- a CDS encoding Na(+)-translocating NADH-quinone reductase subunit A — protein MAGSSNQVITIKRGLDVPIVGEPQQVIESATKPTRVAVLGEEYVGLKPTMLVEEGDFVKKGQALFQDKKTPGVFFTAPASGEVIAINRGEKRLLLSVVIRCEGDEAVRFDTSENVMSVARETVKKNLIDSGLWTALRTRPFSRIPAIESTPSAIFVTAMDSNPLAAEPRVIIAEHQQAFATGLQVLTRLTDGKVMLCHDEGEALPGHDIEQVDSHQFGGVHPAGLVGTHIHLLHPVSIERVVWHIGYQDVIAFGKLFETGELFNERVVSLAGPNVIKPRLLRTQLGADLGELVDNEIKDIHSRVVSGSILSGHTAIGVYNYLGRYHSQVSVLTENARHELLPWVRRNKDRFSLTGIMMSGFSRTKKLFDFTTHAGGSPRAMMAFGQLARVMPLDILPTLLVRDLVVRDTDEAQLLGALELDEEDLALCTFVCPGKYDFGKELRACLDIIEREG, from the coding sequence ATGGCTGGATCCTCAAATCAGGTTATAACAATTAAGAGAGGCCTTGATGTGCCTATCGTGGGAGAACCCCAACAAGTCATCGAATCTGCTACTAAACCAACCAGAGTCGCCGTACTTGGTGAAGAATATGTTGGTTTAAAACCCACTATGCTGGTTGAAGAGGGTGATTTCGTCAAAAAAGGCCAAGCGCTTTTTCAAGATAAGAAAACACCGGGCGTATTTTTTACTGCTCCAGCAAGCGGCGAAGTTATCGCGATTAATCGTGGTGAAAAGCGTTTGCTATTGTCTGTAGTCATTCGTTGTGAGGGAGACGAAGCGGTACGTTTCGACACTTCTGAGAATGTAATGTCTGTGGCTCGCGAAACAGTCAAAAAGAATTTGATTGATAGTGGTTTGTGGACTGCTTTACGCACTCGTCCTTTTTCAAGAATTCCTGCAATAGAATCTACTCCTTCTGCAATATTTGTGACGGCAATGGATAGTAATCCACTTGCAGCAGAACCAAGAGTTATTATTGCTGAACATCAGCAAGCTTTCGCTACTGGTTTACAAGTATTAACTCGTCTTACTGATGGCAAGGTGATGTTGTGTCATGACGAAGGTGAAGCGTTACCAGGACATGATATTGAACAAGTTGATTCTCATCAGTTTGGCGGTGTTCACCCTGCAGGATTAGTGGGTACGCATATTCATTTGCTTCATCCTGTCAGTATTGAACGCGTCGTTTGGCATATCGGTTATCAAGATGTCATTGCTTTTGGCAAGCTGTTTGAGACTGGAGAATTGTTTAATGAACGGGTTGTGTCACTTGCTGGCCCGAACGTGATTAAACCAAGGTTGCTGCGTACTCAACTTGGCGCAGACTTAGGCGAACTGGTTGATAATGAAATTAAAGATATTCACTCGCGAGTGGTGTCCGGTTCAATTTTATCCGGTCACACCGCCATTGGTGTTTATAACTATTTAGGCCGTTATCATTCACAAGTGAGTGTGTTAACTGAAAATGCTCGCCATGAATTGTTGCCTTGGGTGCGTCGTAATAAAGATAGATTCTCACTGACTGGCATTATGATGTCAGGCTTTAGCCGCACTAAAAAACTGTTTGATTTTACCACTCATGCGGGAGGTTCTCCTCGCGCAATGATGGCTTTTGGTCAGCTAGCGCGTGTGATGCCATTAGATATTTTACCGACATTATTGGTGAGAGATTTAGTCGTCAGAGACACTGATGAAGCCCAACTACTTGGCGCTTTAGAGTTAGATGAAGAAGATTTAGCACTTTGTACCTTTGTTTGTCCTGGTAAGTATGACTTTGGTAAAGAGTTACGTGCTTGCCTAGATATCATTGAGAGGGAAGGTTAA
- a CDS encoding membrane dipeptidase, whose product MTESACNQSRRTLLKGIAATTLLCPLYSSSVFANPKKRLYIDGLSFLPENLADVAASKLDAYVCDISAIEPIKQADGTTNYKRTYKACIESIKKAEKIVAENPKILLQGLTGSDISKAQNEQRTAVYFQIQGADCVDADADKGSSEDNHWPQLTELHQHGLRVLQLTHHYGNRFAGGALDNDGFQGLDKPLTEDGKMLIAELNKRNILIDVSHSSPQTALDTAKITNKPIVQSHGAVRSIVNNARCSPDEVIRAIADTGGVFGIFMMSFWLTNDPVPTIDDYIRQLDRVARIGGMNAVAIANDYPLRGQENLLALDNDNAEGVKQYLGWWQSLADKNVLGFDHTPEHVVIPELNHIDRMSRIDDALAKARYKSSDRDRFLGGNWQRVLNQVLV is encoded by the coding sequence ATGACTGAAAGCGCTTGTAATCAAAGCAGAAGAACATTACTTAAAGGTATTGCTGCAACGACATTGCTTTGCCCTCTTTATAGCTCTTCTGTTTTCGCCAATCCTAAAAAGCGCCTTTATATTGATGGATTATCATTTCTTCCCGAAAACCTTGCCGATGTAGCAGCATCAAAACTCGATGCTTATGTTTGTGATATTTCAGCAATAGAACCCATTAAACAAGCTGACGGTACGACCAATTACAAGCGCACCTACAAAGCCTGTATTGAAAGCATCAAAAAAGCCGAAAAAATTGTCGCTGAGAATCCAAAAATTTTATTGCAGGGATTAACAGGTAGCGACATATCAAAAGCACAAAACGAACAACGCACTGCGGTGTATTTTCAGATCCAAGGTGCTGATTGTGTTGATGCCGATGCAGACAAAGGAAGCAGTGAAGATAATCATTGGCCTCAATTAACTGAACTCCATCAGCATGGACTGCGGGTATTACAACTAACTCATCATTATGGCAACCGCTTTGCTGGCGGCGCACTGGACAATGACGGCTTCCAAGGCTTGGATAAACCCTTAACCGAAGATGGAAAAATGCTCATTGCGGAGTTAAACAAACGAAATATTTTGATTGATGTCAGCCACTCAAGTCCTCAAACAGCACTCGATACCGCTAAGATAACCAATAAGCCTATTGTACAAAGCCATGGCGCAGTTCGTTCAATCGTGAATAATGCCCGTTGTTCGCCAGATGAAGTTATTCGCGCGATTGCAGATACAGGCGGCGTTTTTGGTATTTTCATGATGAGTTTTTGGTTGACCAACGATCCCGTTCCCACAATTGATGATTATATTCGTCAGCTCGATAGAGTGGCCAGAATTGGTGGTATGAACGCAGTAGCCATTGCAAACGATTACCCGCTAAGAGGCCAAGAAAACTTATTAGCGTTAGATAATGATAATGCCGAAGGCGTAAAACAATACCTTGGTTGGTGGCAAAGCCTAGCAGATAAGAATGTATTGGGATTTGACCACACACCAGAGCATGTCGTTATCCCTGAGTTAAACCATATCGATAGAATGAGCCGCATTGACGATGCACTGGCCAAAGCACGTTACAAGTCGAGTGACAGAGATCGTTTCCTCGGTGGCAACTGGCAAAGAGTGTTAAATCAAGTTTTAGTGTAA
- a CDS encoding SufE family protein, translating to MNSPLIPLAAQVESQPEAQCFSPLDSKVAQAVDAIQTAKNWQDKYRQIMLVGKALPKLYDVFKQEHAQVKGCESQAWLYHKVIDGQHYFCADSDSRIVKGLIAILLHATHSKTTAEIKSFDLNMFFEQLGLSGQLSPSRTNGLTALANAIKQFAAN from the coding sequence ATGAATAGCCCATTAATACCACTAGCTGCACAAGTAGAATCACAGCCAGAAGCACAATGCTTTAGCCCATTAGATAGCAAAGTGGCTCAAGCTGTCGATGCAATACAAACTGCCAAAAACTGGCAAGATAAGTACCGTCAGATTATGCTGGTGGGCAAGGCGTTACCAAAGCTTTATGATGTGTTTAAACAGGAACATGCCCAAGTTAAAGGCTGTGAAAGCCAAGCTTGGCTGTATCATAAAGTCATTGATGGACAACATTATTTTTGTGCTGACAGTGATTCACGTATAGTTAAGGGTCTTATTGCTATACTGCTACATGCCACACATTCTAAAACGACAGCTGAAATCAAATCATTTGATTTAAATATGTTCTTTGAACAACTCGGGCTCAGCGGCCAGTTAAGCCCGTCACGTACCAATGGGTTAACCGCATTAGCTAATGCAATTAAGCAATTCGCCGCAAACTAA
- a CDS encoding FAD:protein FMN transferase, with protein sequence MGNNYKVTWTESKITAERMAAIRDELNQRLEDVNNSMSNWRDDSEITAINNISKNTSVKISRDLERVINEAISIHELTRGSLDITVGPLVDLWGFGPNGLIESLPSDQDIANAKAKIGVHHIVINDHHISKNTDGLQIDLSSIAKGFGVDVIAEVLERNNIHNFLVDIGGELRIKGVNANKELWKVGIDKPFAYSSGQIEIITPGDSAVATSGDYRKYFEKNGQHYSHLIDPRSGKPVTHNIVSATVIEKTSMTADALATAFMVLPRAESIEIANKNNIAIMIIEDNFGRLKTYYSDSFKKFIK encoded by the coding sequence ATGGGGAATAACTATAAAGTGACATGGACAGAGTCGAAAATAACTGCAGAAAGAATGGCAGCGATCCGAGATGAATTAAATCAACGTTTAGAAGATGTAAATAATTCAATGTCTAACTGGCGTGATGATTCCGAAATCACTGCGATCAATAATATTTCGAAAAATACTTCAGTAAAAATAAGTAGAGATTTAGAAAGAGTCATTAATGAAGCTATTTCAATTCATGAGTTAACGCGTGGCAGTCTCGATATTACCGTTGGCCCTTTAGTTGATTTATGGGGCTTTGGACCTAATGGTCTCATTGAGAGTCTTCCGAGCGATCAAGATATTGCAAATGCAAAAGCTAAAATTGGCGTTCACCATATTGTTATTAATGACCACCATATTTCTAAAAATACCGATGGACTCCAAATAGACCTATCATCCATTGCCAAAGGCTTTGGCGTTGATGTAATTGCAGAAGTACTAGAGCGTAATAATATTCATAATTTCTTAGTTGATATTGGTGGTGAATTAAGAATCAAAGGAGTCAATGCCAATAAAGAGTTATGGAAAGTGGGTATTGATAAACCGTTTGCATATTCATCTGGTCAAATAGAAATCATTACACCAGGTGACTCAGCTGTTGCAACATCAGGGGATTATAGAAAGTACTTTGAGAAAAATGGCCAACATTACTCACATTTAATAGACCCTCGTTCAGGTAAACCAGTCACTCACAATATTGTCTCTGCAACCGTAATTGAAAAAACATCCATGACGGCTGACGCCTTAGCAACTGCATTTATGGTATTACCAAGAGCAGAGTCAATTGAAATAGCGAATAAGAATAATATTGCCATCATGATTATCGAAGATAACTTTGGTCGATTGAAAACATATTATTCTGACAGTTTTAAGAAGTTCATAAAATAA
- a CDS encoding NADH:ubiquinone reductase (Na(+)-transporting) subunit B, whose translation MSQEQKKPSKQERYYAHGHSMKSYLRSLWIARGRSTKGKVHVRDAIDVKRTMHIVGMCLLPAIFFGMYNLGLQAQIAIIAGATQPDTWQAGMFSVLFGQLTEQSGFFSLFAYGASYYVPIYLATLFVCLLWEVVFAKVRKQELHEGFFITALLFSIIVPVSTPLWIIAVGVSFGVIVAKEMFGGMGYNFLNPALAGYAFIYFAYPTEVAALSQFVAADGFSGATTLTQAAASRANMFADVSWISALSDPAWMNAFLGFTPGSIGETSTVAILIGGGVMLLTRVADWRVVAGVMLGMVATAILFNLVGPEKSSMASMPWTWHLVTGGFALGMMFMATDPVTASYTRNAKYAYGALIGFMTILIRVLNVKLPEGIMLAILFANLWAPLFDYLVAQANIKRRLKRHGL comes from the coding sequence ATGAGCCAGGAACAGAAAAAACCGAGTAAGCAAGAGCGTTATTACGCTCATGGTCACTCGATGAAAAGCTACTTGCGATCGTTATGGATCGCCCGTGGTCGAAGTACCAAAGGTAAAGTGCATGTTCGTGATGCAATTGATGTTAAGCGTACTATGCATATTGTCGGTATGTGTCTGCTACCTGCGATATTTTTTGGTATGTATAACCTAGGTTTACAAGCTCAAATAGCCATCATTGCTGGTGCTACACAACCAGATACTTGGCAAGCTGGGATGTTTTCGGTTTTATTTGGTCAGCTAACTGAGCAGTCAGGCTTTTTCAGCTTATTTGCTTATGGCGCCAGCTATTACGTGCCTATATATCTTGCTACTTTGTTTGTGTGTCTGCTGTGGGAAGTGGTATTTGCCAAAGTTCGCAAGCAAGAATTACACGAAGGTTTCTTTATCACCGCATTACTGTTCTCTATTATCGTGCCTGTTTCTACGCCGTTATGGATTATCGCTGTAGGGGTGAGTTTTGGCGTCATTGTTGCCAAAGAGATGTTTGGTGGCATGGGATATAACTTCTTAAATCCAGCGTTAGCGGGTTATGCCTTTATCTACTTTGCTTATCCAACAGAAGTTGCCGCATTAAGTCAGTTTGTTGCTGCGGATGGCTTCTCTGGTGCAACGACATTGACGCAAGCTGCTGCAAGTCGAGCGAATATGTTTGCTGATGTGAGCTGGATTAGCGCGTTATCAGATCCTGCATGGATGAACGCCTTTTTGGGCTTCACTCCAGGTTCAATTGGTGAAACTAGCACAGTCGCTATCTTGATTGGTGGTGGCGTAATGTTGCTAACCAGAGTGGCTGATTGGCGAGTGGTTGCTGGTGTCATGCTTGGTATGGTGGCTACCGCTATCTTGTTTAATCTGGTTGGCCCGGAAAAAAGCTCTATGGCCTCTATGCCGTGGACATGGCATTTAGTCACCGGTGGTTTTGCTCTGGGTATGATGTTTATGGCAACCGATCCTGTGACCGCTTCATACACCCGTAACGCTAAGTATGCCTACGGTGCATTAATTGGCTTTATGACCATACTCATTCGAGTGTTGAATGTGAAGTTGCCTGAAGGGATCATGTTGGCGATTTTATTCGCTAATTTATGGGCGCCATTATTCGATTATTTGGTGGCTCAAGCCAACATAAAACGGAGACTAAAACGTCATGGCCTTTAA
- the nqrF gene encoding NADH:ubiquinone reductase (Na(+)-transporting) subunit F → MEMAIGIGMFTIVVSLLVLVILFAKSKLVNTGDVTIGINGDAEKNVRTPAGDKLLGALAGNSIFIPSACGGGGTCGQCRVTVKSGGGDILATELDHITKKEAKEGCRLACQVAVRTDMELEVDEEIFGVKKWQCEVISNNNQATFIKELLLKVPEGEEVHFKAGGYIQIEAPAHVVKYADFDIPTQYRDDWDKYDLFSLVSTVDEDVLRAYSMANYPDEKGTIMLNVRIATPPKNDLPPGQMSSYIFNLKAGDKVTISGPFGEFFVKETDAEMVFVGGGAGMAPMRSHIFDQLKSKRTSRKMSFWYGARSAREIFYKEDFDMLAAENENFVWHVALSDPLPEDNWTGYTGFIHTVLLENYLKDHKAPEDCEFYMCGPPIMNSSVINMLESLGVEEENILLDDFGD, encoded by the coding sequence ATGGAAATGGCAATTGGCATAGGCATGTTTACCATAGTGGTAAGTTTGCTGGTATTGGTAATTTTATTCGCCAAAAGTAAATTGGTGAATACCGGTGATGTGACTATTGGTATCAATGGTGACGCTGAGAAGAACGTACGCACACCTGCTGGTGATAAGCTATTAGGTGCGCTTGCTGGGAATAGCATTTTTATTCCTTCAGCATGTGGTGGTGGTGGAACCTGTGGCCAATGCCGCGTTACCGTGAAATCCGGTGGCGGCGATATTTTGGCAACAGAACTTGATCACATCACTAAGAAAGAAGCGAAAGAAGGTTGTCGATTAGCCTGTCAGGTTGCTGTGCGAACTGACATGGAATTAGAAGTTGATGAAGAAATCTTCGGGGTAAAGAAGTGGCAGTGTGAGGTTATTTCTAATAATAACCAAGCAACGTTTATTAAAGAGTTGCTACTTAAAGTACCTGAAGGTGAAGAAGTTCATTTCAAAGCCGGTGGTTATATTCAAATTGAAGCCCCTGCCCATGTGGTTAAGTATGCTGATTTTGATATTCCGACTCAATACCGTGACGACTGGGATAAATATGATTTATTCAGTTTAGTATCAACTGTTGATGAAGATGTATTACGTGCTTATTCAATGGCAAATTACCCTGATGAAAAAGGTACAATCATGTTGAACGTGCGTATTGCTACGCCGCCAAAGAATGATTTACCGCCAGGGCAAATGTCATCGTATATCTTCAACTTAAAAGCTGGTGACAAGGTAACTATTTCGGGCCCATTTGGTGAGTTTTTTGTCAAAGAAACTGATGCGGAAATGGTTTTCGTGGGTGGTGGTGCTGGTATGGCGCCGATGCGTTCGCATATTTTTGATCAACTTAAAAGTAAGCGCACTAGCCGCAAGATGTCATTTTGGTATGGCGCTCGTTCAGCAAGAGAGATCTTTTATAAAGAAGATTTTGATATGTTAGCTGCCGAAAATGAGAATTTTGTTTGGCATGTGGCCTTATCTGATCCATTACCTGAAGATAATTGGACAGGTTATACTGGCTTTATCCACACGGTATTATTAGAAAACTACCTTAAAGATCATAAAGCTCCGGAAGATTGTGAGTTCTACATGTGTGGCCCTCCAATCATGAACTCTTCGGTAATCAACATGCTAGAAAGCTTAGGCGTTGAAGAAGAGAACATCCTGTTAGATGACTTTGGTGACTAG
- a CDS encoding NADH:ubiquinone reductase (Na(+)-transporting) subunit D, with the protein MSSTISTKQILTSPIFANNPVAMQVLGVCSALAVSNSMQTALVMTLAVTFVLVCSNVIISSIRSFIPNSVRIIAQMTVIASLVIIVDMVLQDVAYELSKQLSVFVSLIITNCIIMGRAEAFAMKHPPHLALVDALGNAMGYGVILLGVAFVRELLGRGTLFGQEIFTTIENGGWYLANEMFTLPPSAFFLIGVMIWAINVVQRKRG; encoded by the coding sequence ATGAGTAGTACAATCTCTACAAAGCAAATTCTGACCTCACCTATTTTTGCCAACAACCCTGTTGCCATGCAAGTTTTAGGTGTGTGTTCAGCGTTGGCCGTTAGTAACTCAATGCAAACCGCATTGGTTATGACACTGGCGGTGACGTTTGTATTAGTGTGTTCTAACGTCATCATTTCCAGTATTCGTAGCTTTATTCCAAATAGTGTACGAATTATTGCGCAAATGACCGTGATTGCTTCTTTGGTCATCATCGTTGATATGGTGCTGCAGGATGTCGCTTATGAATTATCAAAGCAGCTGTCTGTATTTGTGAGCTTGATTATCACCAACTGTATCATCATGGGTCGAGCGGAAGCATTTGCTATGAAACACCCACCGCATCTAGCCTTGGTTGATGCGTTAGGTAATGCCATGGGTTATGGCGTCATCTTATTAGGTGTGGCATTTGTGCGTGAGCTGTTAGGACGCGGAACCTTGTTTGGTCAAGAAATCTTCACTACCATCGAGAATGGCGGTTGGTACTTGGCTAATGAAATGTTCACCTTGCCACCCAGCGCATTCTTCTTGATCGGTGTGATGATTTGGGCGATCAATGTTGTGCAGCGTAAGAGAGGATAA
- the nqrE gene encoding NADH:ubiquinone reductase (Na(+)-transporting) subunit E, whose translation MEHYINLFIQAAFIDNMALSFFLGMCTFLAVSKKVSTSFGLGIAVIVVMVLAVPLNQLIYVNVLAPGALAWAGLPELNLSYLQLITFIGVIAALVQILEMFLERYIPTLYQSLGIFLPLLTVNCAIFAGVIFMANRDYNLGESVVFAAGSAVGWAMAIVLLAGLRERMKFHAIPQGLQGIGITFITTGLMALGFMSFAGISL comes from the coding sequence ATGGAACATTATATAAATTTATTTATTCAAGCAGCTTTCATCGACAATATGGCGCTGTCATTTTTCCTCGGCATGTGTACGTTTTTAGCTGTATCTAAAAAGGTATCAACATCATTTGGTCTCGGTATTGCCGTGATTGTGGTAATGGTTTTAGCGGTGCCCTTAAATCAGCTTATTTATGTCAATGTACTGGCTCCTGGTGCACTTGCATGGGCGGGTTTACCTGAACTCAACTTAAGTTACTTACAGCTCATTACCTTTATTGGTGTGATTGCCGCTTTAGTGCAAATTCTGGAAATGTTTTTAGAAAGATATATTCCAACCTTGTACCAATCGTTGGGTATTTTCTTACCACTGCTAACCGTTAACTGCGCCATTTTTGCAGGGGTTATCTTTATGGCTAACCGCGATTACAATCTTGGCGAGTCAGTGGTGTTTGCTGCAGGCAGCGCCGTAGGTTGGGCAATGGCGATTGTGCTATTAGCCGGGCTTCGTGAACGAATGAAATTCCATGCCATCCCACAAGGGTTACAAGGCATTGGCATTACCTTTATTACCACTGGTTTAATGGCGTTAGGTTTTATGTCATTTGCTGGCATTAGTTTGTAA